Proteins co-encoded in one Taeniopygia guttata chromosome 4, bTaeGut7.mat, whole genome shotgun sequence genomic window:
- the UCHL1 gene encoding ubiquitin carboxyl-terminal hydrolase isozyme L1, with the protein MAWQPMEINPEMLNKVLSRLGVGPGWRFVDVLGFEDEALRAVPTPACALLLLFPLTEQHENFRKQQTEKIKDQEISSKVYFLKQTVSNSCGTIGLIHAVANNKDKLKLEEGSALKKFLDETADLSPEERAKHLANNKAIQEVHNSVAQEGQCRVEDNSVNFHFILFVNVDGHLYELDGRMPFPVNHGTSSDDLLLKDSAKICRQFTEREKGEVRFSAVAFCKST; encoded by the exons ATGGCCTGGCAGCCGATGGAGATCAACCCCGAG ATGCTGAACAAA GTGCTGTCCCGCCTCGGGGTGGGTCCTGGCTGGCGCTTCGTGGACGTACTGGGCTTCGAGGATGAGGCACTGCGCGCCGTGCCGACCCCGGCCTgcgcgctgctgctgctgttcccgCTGACTGAGCAG CATGAAAACTTCAGGAAGCAACAGACTGAGAAAATAAAGGACCAAGAGATCAGTTCTAAAGTGTATTTCCTGAAGCAGACCGTCAGTAACTCCTGTGGAACAATTGGTCTGATACATGCAGTTGCTAATAACAAAGACAAATTGAAACTTG AGGAGGGGTCTGCCCTGAAGAAGTTTCTTGATGAAACAGCTGATTTGTCTCCTGAAGAGAGAGCTAAGCATTTGGCAAATAATAAG GCTATACAAGAAGTCCACAATTCTGTTGCGCAAGAAGGACAATGTCGG GTTGAGGACAACAGTGTGAACTTCCATTTCATCCTTTTTGTCAATGTGGATGGACACCTGTATGAATTGG ATGGCCGTATGCCATTTCCTGTAAACCATGGCACAAGCTCGGATGACTTGCTGTTGAAG GATTCTGCTAAGATCTGCAGACAATTTACAGAGCGTGAAAAAGGAGAAGTTCGTTTTTCTGCTGTGGCTTTCTGCAAGTCTACCTAA